A region of Pyxidicoccus parkwaysis DNA encodes the following proteins:
- a CDS encoding expansin EXLX1 family cellulose-binding protein, translated as MRSLRSQSRSLLLPLGAALLACGACSDDPSGGGTPLGAEQQGIATFYDATGAGNCSFDPTGDLMVAAMNTPQYDDSAACGMCVDVKGPKGNVRVRIVDRCPECDKGHLDLSREAFAKIADMQAGRVNITWTPVSCDVAGNLEYHFKDGSNPDWTAIQVRNHRLPIKKLEWKRGTGGWNNVPREDYNYFVNSSGMGSGSFQIRVTASDGQQVEDTLQKVLDDDSVDGASQFR; from the coding sequence ATGCGCTCACTCCGCTCCCAGTCCCGATCTCTCCTCCTCCCCCTCGGCGCCGCCCTCCTCGCGTGCGGTGCGTGCAGTGACGACCCGTCCGGTGGCGGCACGCCGCTGGGTGCGGAGCAGCAAGGCATCGCCACCTTCTATGACGCCACCGGCGCGGGCAATTGCAGCTTCGACCCCACCGGCGACCTGATGGTGGCGGCCATGAACACGCCCCAGTACGACGACAGCGCGGCGTGCGGCATGTGCGTGGACGTCAAGGGCCCCAAGGGCAACGTCCGCGTCCGTATCGTCGACCGCTGCCCGGAGTGCGACAAAGGCCACCTGGACCTGAGCCGCGAGGCCTTCGCGAAGATTGCCGACATGCAGGCCGGCCGCGTCAACATCACCTGGACGCCGGTGTCCTGCGACGTGGCCGGGAACCTCGAGTACCACTTCAAGGACGGTAGCAACCCGGATTGGACCGCCATCCAGGTCCGCAACCACCGGCTGCCCATCAAGAAGCTGGAGTGGAAGCGCGGCACCGGCGGGTGGAACAACGTTCCGCGTGAGGACTACAACTACTTCGTCAACTCCAGCGGCATGGGCAGCGGCAGCTTCCAGATCCGCGTCACCGCTTCCGACGGGCAGCAGGTGGAGGACACCCTCCAGAAGGTGCTCGACGACGACAGCGTCGACGGCGCCAGCCAGTTCCGCTGA
- a CDS encoding DUF6891 domain-containing protein has translation MSDEQLEARVRAIALEVMTGAKAVNEDGAGNWSVATVHGAPDVSVSPRADGHHAVSVELLDEDTGQLMPLPLATTRGEVLRPVRAAKHGLLARAEELARRLGVLDARPEGAEDSVEARVEAIAREVLKGAGVDVAVNLDDEGHWKVETELLHMPSLWELHHQVLATTRGDVPMPRLVEKLGLTVQVEELARRLGTLGFQPEEAPLDEEQAEAFNGAVEDLRLELNLGAHSLAEILSIGGGLHWPYLDDDDVIRRVLKAFVQDVQKRLADEKDWPEVIEADRLEAAFEDLRAAGIIAKMGATDTLSGGWTLMQELATDQRDRGLSPWGAVFFHDQDTEHALEGGPLHLAFGELTDEEERDDEKDVAVGRAVVEALRTHGFEPEWNGSAGTRITLLPAFPWRRRRMHVDTTEEVYPQFLPGELVELFPRLRILRLRGDDLTPYELSRMRSNSVEELTVKYDDEAKARDALPDIVERAKGRFPRLKSVTVASGTYEETEYLT, from the coding sequence GTGAGCGACGAGCAACTGGAGGCACGGGTGCGGGCCATCGCCCTGGAAGTGATGACGGGGGCGAAGGCGGTCAACGAAGACGGAGCCGGCAACTGGTCGGTTGCCACGGTGCATGGCGCGCCGGACGTCTCCGTCTCCCCGCGCGCGGACGGGCACCACGCGGTGTCCGTCGAGCTCCTCGATGAAGACACCGGCCAGTTGATGCCCCTGCCGCTCGCCACGACGCGAGGCGAGGTGCTCAGGCCGGTGCGCGCAGCGAAGCATGGCCTCCTGGCGCGGGCGGAGGAGCTCGCGCGGCGCCTGGGCGTCCTGGACGCGCGGCCCGAGGGGGCGGAGGACTCCGTGGAGGCCCGGGTGGAGGCCATTGCCCGCGAGGTGCTGAAGGGCGCGGGCGTGGATGTCGCCGTCAACCTGGACGACGAGGGGCACTGGAAGGTGGAGACCGAGCTCCTCCACATGCCGAGCCTCTGGGAGCTCCACCACCAGGTCCTCGCGACGACGCGCGGCGACGTGCCGATGCCGAGACTCGTCGAGAAGCTCGGGCTCACCGTGCAGGTGGAGGAGCTCGCGCGGCGCCTGGGCACCCTGGGCTTCCAGCCGGAGGAGGCGCCCCTGGACGAGGAACAGGCCGAGGCGTTCAACGGAGCCGTGGAGGACCTGCGCCTCGAGCTCAACCTCGGCGCCCATTCCCTGGCGGAAATCCTGTCGATTGGCGGTGGACTCCACTGGCCCTACCTGGATGACGACGACGTCATCCGGAGGGTGCTGAAGGCCTTCGTCCAGGACGTCCAGAAGCGGCTGGCGGACGAGAAGGACTGGCCCGAGGTCATCGAGGCGGATCGGCTGGAGGCCGCCTTCGAGGACCTGCGCGCCGCGGGAATCATCGCGAAGATGGGCGCGACGGACACCCTGAGCGGCGGCTGGACCCTGATGCAGGAGCTGGCCACCGACCAGCGGGACCGCGGGCTGAGTCCCTGGGGCGCCGTGTTCTTCCACGACCAGGACACCGAGCACGCGCTGGAGGGCGGGCCGCTGCACCTCGCCTTTGGCGAGCTCACCGACGAAGAGGAGCGGGACGACGAGAAGGACGTCGCGGTGGGCCGGGCCGTCGTCGAGGCCCTGCGCACGCACGGCTTCGAGCCGGAGTGGAATGGCAGCGCGGGCACCCGCATCACCCTGCTCCCCGCCTTCCCATGGCGGCGGCGGCGCATGCACGTCGACACCACCGAGGAGGTCTACCCGCAGTTCCTCCCGGGCGAGCTGGTGGAGCTGTTTCCCCGGCTGCGCATCCTCCGGCTCAGGGGCGACGACCTGACGCCGTATGAGCTGTCCCGGATGCGCTCGAACAGCGTCGAGGAGCTCACGGTGAAGTACGACGACGAGGCGAAGGCCCGCGACGCGCTGCCCGACATCGTCGAGCGCGCGAAGGGGCGCTTCCCCCGCCTCAAGTCCGTCACGGTGGCGAGCGGGACGTACGAGGAGACCGAGTACCTCACCTAG
- a CDS encoding DNA repair ATPase produces MATEGKGAAPGGEAALEGGSYEVIRTRLLAQADALGAKANDLNARRKTLFGGTELTVIGNERVRTENNCVPRDIVSVGKYVLFGYNVFIGLKKETSVSDVFSLHRFEKTAEGFDLSSVPNTEAGGFLADPRFVKDFGELYKYYKDAKLLQLRHRDSRLLAVFQTGPSVRDIKVFRFNVDVEGRATYLDNQGERDHVFPPSHDFEWTVATRENYVTGQHPHVNVLDQVFVETVKGDLTVKVENNTSTGLGIYSEPVEDPDQSLDDAEFAWAQVGTLILLRVLPFREKTYRYLVFNSRTQHVVRIDAIGQSCVRLPEDQGIVFPGGYYLQTGDFKVFDGAAASEGMEFARVIRSPNGEDVLYVFHRRDVGSYVLFPYNLVRKEVQNPIVAHGMSLFTDGRLVVFRETSAEPTRVHPMQVWQTPFVSAEHAAATPPAPGYLGKVGNAELVRGISDALTLQRIAKSDKPTRRTYEDLVTAATRALDAYYWLGHAETALQEPVEALRRTSELIIDEFEKVLTLRKRATESLAAAVTAQDELLLRVQPEQLTTAESFMQALADLRKQRGHLITLKDIRYMDLGRVDALEASVVDASDKASAACVDFLQKGEALQPLATRLDELLAKLEPIQTTSELAPLGEDVDKTAHGLEVLGEVVGGLQVGDPLARARILEGISELFSRLNRVRASLGAKRKELSGREKRAEFGAQFKLLGQSIESALTQADSPERCDEALSRLTVLLEELEGRFGEFDEFLGQITQKREELLEAFGARKQSLVDERQRRAQGLFSAAERILQGVQRRAKSFKTDDELNGYFASDAMIQKLRQLADQLMELQDSVRADEVQSRIKSAKQDALRALRDRQDLFADGDALIKLGTFRFNVNTQPLELTLVPREGALYLQLTGTDYGQKVEDPELLKYRELWEQHLVSESRDVYRAEYLAACVLADAEDGKGGLTLSALHEAAVAGALLEKVRAYAADRFDEGYERGVHDSDAAALLEKLLHLHQGAGLLRFAPVPRAWAALFWTFDTEDASRALFHRRARSLARLRSTFASTGGLAELGTELGERVAAFLTSHGLEHSPAEARQAGRYLVEELGVERPRFTTSGEALALKDLFLGQLDRQGTRSAFEDDLRGLEKDLGSRLEISRAWVDAYLSKREEGPGAWAHVALETAVLLLTERKLDREPAGALTATEVTALLGSHPRIQDRKLPLRLDEFLARTGEFRQVRVPQYQAYRAMLRDLLDRERRKLRLEELTPKVLSSFVRNRLIDEVYLPLIGANLAKQLGAAGEGKRTDRMGMLLLMSPPGYGKTTLMEYVASRLGLTFVKVNGPALGHAVKSLDPAEAPNATSRQEVERINLSFEMGNNVMLYLDDIQHTDPELLQKFISLCDGQRRVEGVWNGRTRTYDLRGKKFCVVMAGNPYTETGERFRIPDMLANRADTYNLGDILDGKEHLFALSYIENALTSNVVTAPLATRDPQDTHRLIRMSQGEEVPAGELKHGYAAAELQEIVAVFQRMFRVQSVLLKVNQQYIASAAQDERFRSEPAFKLQGSYRNMNKLTEKVVAAMTDDELERLIDDHYQGESQTLTTAAEQNLLKLAEMRGRLTPEKAKRWDEIKQGFARVKRMGGKEDDPVARVTGQLSGIEEQLGAVREAVVQAASQVARGGEREANPTGEVLPHLESLRDAVLEVAKVGREVKAAPAPVPVAAQATDLAPYLKHLAQLLKALTERVAVQTQPAAVVQAQAPAPDFGPYMEQLSRAISALADRPVNVSANVPAEALQRTALAGPSPAELSRQIELVEGVLLPLERASRRAIQGEGEGVKSLQVWQNVTEALELLRSMLRR; encoded by the coding sequence ATGGCAACTGAAGGCAAGGGCGCAGCGCCCGGGGGCGAGGCGGCGCTGGAGGGCGGCAGCTACGAGGTCATCCGCACGCGACTGCTGGCGCAGGCAGACGCGCTCGGCGCGAAGGCGAATGACCTCAACGCGCGCCGCAAGACGCTCTTCGGAGGCACGGAGCTCACCGTCATCGGCAACGAGCGGGTGCGCACCGAGAACAACTGCGTCCCGCGCGACATCGTCAGCGTCGGGAAGTACGTCCTCTTCGGGTACAACGTCTTCATCGGTCTGAAGAAGGAGACGTCCGTCTCCGACGTCTTCTCGCTGCACCGCTTCGAGAAGACGGCCGAGGGCTTCGACCTCTCGTCTGTCCCCAACACCGAGGCCGGCGGCTTCCTCGCGGACCCGCGCTTCGTGAAGGACTTCGGCGAGCTGTACAAGTACTACAAGGACGCGAAGCTCCTTCAGCTCCGCCACCGCGACTCGCGCCTGCTCGCCGTCTTCCAGACGGGCCCGTCGGTGCGCGACATCAAGGTCTTCCGCTTCAACGTGGACGTGGAGGGCCGCGCCACGTACCTGGACAACCAGGGCGAGCGGGACCACGTCTTCCCACCGTCGCACGACTTCGAGTGGACGGTGGCCACGCGTGAGAACTACGTCACCGGCCAGCACCCGCACGTCAACGTGCTGGACCAGGTCTTCGTGGAGACGGTGAAGGGCGACCTCACCGTGAAGGTGGAGAACAACACCTCTACCGGGCTGGGCATCTACAGCGAGCCGGTGGAGGACCCGGACCAGTCGCTGGACGACGCGGAGTTCGCCTGGGCGCAGGTGGGCACGCTCATCCTCCTGCGCGTGCTGCCCTTCCGCGAGAAGACGTACCGCTACCTCGTCTTCAACTCGCGCACGCAGCACGTGGTGCGCATCGACGCCATCGGCCAGTCCTGCGTGCGGCTGCCGGAGGACCAGGGCATCGTCTTCCCCGGCGGCTATTACCTCCAGACGGGCGACTTCAAGGTCTTCGACGGCGCCGCGGCCTCGGAGGGCATGGAGTTCGCGCGAGTCATCCGCTCGCCCAACGGCGAGGACGTGCTCTACGTCTTCCACCGCCGGGACGTGGGCTCGTACGTGCTCTTCCCGTACAACCTCGTGCGCAAGGAGGTGCAGAACCCCATCGTCGCCCACGGCATGAGCCTCTTCACGGACGGGCGGCTGGTCGTGTTCCGTGAGACATCCGCCGAGCCCACTCGCGTGCACCCCATGCAGGTGTGGCAGACGCCCTTCGTTTCCGCCGAGCACGCGGCGGCCACGCCTCCGGCCCCGGGCTACCTGGGCAAGGTGGGCAACGCGGAGCTGGTGCGCGGCATCTCCGACGCGCTGACGCTCCAGCGAATTGCCAAGTCGGACAAGCCCACGCGGCGCACGTATGAAGACCTGGTCACCGCGGCCACGCGCGCGCTGGACGCGTACTACTGGCTGGGCCACGCGGAGACGGCGTTGCAGGAGCCGGTGGAAGCGCTGCGGCGCACCTCCGAGCTCATCATCGACGAGTTCGAGAAGGTCCTCACGCTGCGCAAGCGCGCCACCGAGTCGCTCGCGGCGGCGGTGACGGCGCAGGACGAATTGCTGTTGCGCGTGCAGCCGGAGCAGCTCACCACCGCCGAGTCCTTCATGCAGGCGCTGGCGGACCTGCGCAAGCAGCGCGGCCACCTGATTACCCTCAAGGACATCCGCTACATGGACCTGGGGCGCGTGGACGCCCTGGAGGCCTCGGTGGTGGACGCGTCCGACAAGGCCAGCGCGGCCTGCGTGGACTTCCTCCAGAAGGGCGAGGCCCTCCAGCCGCTGGCCACGCGCCTGGACGAATTGCTCGCGAAGCTGGAGCCCATTCAGACCACGTCCGAGCTGGCTCCGCTGGGCGAGGACGTGGACAAGACAGCCCACGGCCTGGAGGTGCTGGGCGAGGTGGTGGGCGGGCTCCAGGTGGGAGACCCGCTGGCCCGCGCGCGGATTCTGGAAGGCATCTCCGAGCTGTTCAGCCGCCTCAACCGCGTGCGCGCCAGCCTGGGCGCGAAGCGCAAGGAGCTGTCCGGCCGCGAGAAGCGCGCGGAGTTCGGCGCCCAGTTCAAGCTGCTGGGGCAGAGCATCGAGAGCGCGCTCACGCAGGCGGACTCGCCGGAGCGCTGCGACGAGGCGCTCTCCCGCCTCACCGTGCTGCTGGAGGAATTGGAGGGCCGCTTCGGCGAGTTCGACGAGTTCCTCGGTCAAATCACGCAGAAGCGCGAGGAGTTGCTGGAGGCCTTCGGCGCTCGCAAGCAGTCGCTGGTGGACGAGCGCCAGCGCCGCGCGCAGGGACTCTTCAGCGCGGCCGAGCGCATCCTCCAGGGCGTGCAGCGCCGAGCGAAGTCGTTCAAGACGGACGACGAGCTCAACGGCTACTTCGCGTCCGACGCGATGATTCAGAAGCTGCGCCAGCTCGCCGATCAGCTCATGGAGCTGCAGGACAGCGTGCGCGCGGACGAGGTGCAGTCGCGCATCAAGTCCGCGAAGCAGGACGCGCTGCGGGCGCTGCGCGACAGGCAGGACCTGTTCGCGGACGGCGACGCGCTCATCAAGCTGGGCACGTTCCGCTTCAACGTGAATACGCAGCCGCTGGAGCTGACGCTGGTGCCGCGCGAGGGCGCGCTGTACCTCCAGCTCACCGGTACGGACTACGGGCAGAAGGTGGAGGACCCGGAGCTGCTGAAGTACCGAGAGCTCTGGGAGCAGCACCTCGTCTCCGAGTCGCGCGACGTGTACCGCGCGGAGTACCTGGCCGCCTGCGTCCTCGCCGACGCGGAGGACGGGAAGGGCGGGCTGACGCTGTCCGCGCTGCACGAGGCCGCAGTGGCCGGCGCGTTGCTGGAGAAGGTGCGCGCGTACGCGGCGGACCGCTTCGACGAGGGCTACGAGCGCGGCGTGCATGACTCGGACGCGGCGGCCCTGCTGGAGAAGCTGCTCCACCTGCACCAGGGCGCGGGCCTGCTGCGCTTCGCCCCCGTGCCGCGCGCGTGGGCCGCGCTCTTCTGGACCTTTGACACGGAGGACGCGAGCCGGGCGCTGTTCCACCGCCGCGCCCGCAGCCTCGCGCGGCTGCGCAGCACGTTCGCCTCCACCGGTGGCCTCGCCGAGCTGGGCACCGAGCTGGGCGAGCGCGTGGCCGCGTTCCTCACCTCGCACGGACTCGAGCACTCGCCCGCGGAGGCTCGGCAGGCGGGCCGGTACCTCGTTGAAGAGCTGGGCGTGGAGCGCCCGCGCTTCACCACCAGCGGCGAGGCCCTCGCGCTGAAGGACCTCTTCCTCGGGCAGCTCGACAGGCAGGGCACGCGCTCGGCCTTCGAGGACGATTTGCGCGGGCTGGAGAAGGACCTGGGCTCGCGGCTGGAGATTTCGCGCGCGTGGGTGGACGCGTACCTGTCGAAGCGCGAGGAGGGCCCCGGGGCGTGGGCACACGTGGCTCTGGAGACGGCGGTGCTGCTGCTCACCGAGCGCAAGCTGGACCGTGAGCCGGCGGGCGCGCTGACGGCCACCGAAGTCACGGCGCTCCTGGGCAGCCATCCGCGCATCCAGGACCGCAAGCTGCCCTTGCGCCTGGACGAGTTCCTCGCGCGCACCGGTGAGTTCCGGCAGGTGCGCGTGCCGCAGTACCAGGCCTACCGCGCCATGCTGCGTGACTTGCTGGACCGCGAGCGGCGCAAGCTGCGACTGGAGGAGCTGACGCCGAAGGTACTCAGCTCGTTCGTGCGCAACCGCCTCATCGACGAGGTGTACCTGCCGCTCATCGGCGCCAACCTCGCCAAGCAGCTCGGCGCGGCGGGCGAGGGCAAGCGCACGGACCGCATGGGCATGCTGCTGCTCATGTCGCCGCCGGGCTACGGCAAGACGACGCTGATGGAGTACGTGGCCAGCCGCCTGGGCCTCACCTTCGTCAAGGTGAACGGCCCCGCGCTGGGCCACGCGGTGAAGTCCCTGGACCCGGCCGAGGCTCCCAATGCCACGTCCCGCCAGGAGGTGGAGCGCATCAACCTGTCCTTCGAGATGGGCAACAACGTGATGCTCTACCTCGACGACATCCAGCACACGGACCCGGAGCTGCTCCAGAAGTTCATCTCGCTCTGCGACGGCCAGCGCCGCGTCGAGGGCGTCTGGAATGGCCGCACGCGCACGTATGACTTGCGCGGCAAGAAGTTCTGCGTGGTCATGGCGGGCAACCCGTACACGGAGACGGGCGAGCGCTTCCGCATTCCCGACATGCTCGCCAACCGCGCGGACACCTACAACCTGGGTGACATCCTCGACGGGAAGGAGCACCTGTTCGCGCTCAGCTACATCGAGAACGCGCTGACCTCCAACGTGGTGACGGCGCCGCTGGCCACCAGGGACCCGCAGGACACGCACCGCCTCATCCGCATGTCGCAGGGCGAAGAGGTGCCCGCGGGCGAGCTGAAGCACGGCTACGCGGCGGCGGAGCTGCAGGAAATCGTCGCGGTGTTCCAGCGCATGTTCCGGGTGCAGTCGGTGCTGCTGAAGGTGAACCAGCAGTACATCGCCTCGGCGGCGCAGGACGAGCGCTTCCGGAGTGAGCCCGCGTTCAAGTTGCAGGGCAGCTACCGCAACATGAACAAGCTCACCGAGAAGGTCGTCGCGGCGATGACGGACGACGAGCTGGAGCGGCTCATCGACGACCACTACCAGGGCGAATCGCAGACGCTCACCACGGCGGCGGAGCAGAACCTCCTCAAGCTCGCGGAGATGCGCGGGCGCCTCACGCCGGAGAAGGCGAAGCGCTGGGACGAAATCAAGCAGGGCTTCGCGCGCGTGAAGCGCATGGGCGGCAAGGAGGACGACCCCGTGGCCCGCGTCACCGGGCAGCTCAGCGGCATCGAAGAGCAGCTGGGCGCGGTGCGCGAAGCGGTGGTGCAGGCGGCCTCGCAGGTGGCGCGCGGCGGCGAGCGGGAGGCGAATCCCACGGGCGAGGTGCTGCCCCACCTGGAGTCCCTGCGCGACGCCGTGCTGGAGGTGGCGAAGGTGGGCCGCGAGGTGAAGGCCGCGCCCGCACCCGTGCCGGTGGCGGCGCAGGCCACGGACCTGGCGCCGTACCTCAAGCACCTGGCGCAGCTGCTCAAGGCGCTCACGGAGCGGGTGGCGGTGCAGACGCAGCCGGCCGCCGTGGTGCAGGCGCAGGCGCCCGCGCCGGACTTCGGGCCCTACATGGAGCAGCTCTCGCGCGCCATCTCCGCGCTCGCGGATAGGCCGGTGAATGTGTCGGCCAACGTGCCCGCGGAAGCGCTCCAGCGCACGGCCCTGGCCGGGCCGTCTCCGGCGGAGCTGAGCCGGCAGATTGAGCTCGTCGAGGGCGTGCTCCTCCCGCTGGAGCGGGCCTCGCGGCGCGCCATCCAGGGCGAAGGGGAGGGCGTGAAGTCGCTCCAGGTCTGGCAGAACGTGACGGAGGCCCTGGAGCTCCTGCGTTCCATGCTGCGGCGCTAG
- a CDS encoding DNA topoisomerase IB, translating into MHAEPTSPTTEPRKAERHRAQGETQLERLQRTGLRRLGTAKRGFHYVRADGKAASKADRERIEAMRLPPAWTQVSISPAHSARLQAVGMDAAGRWQYRYHATHRKRRDEAKFQRIVDFARALPRMRRRVNADLRKQGLGRDKVLACMLRILGTCFIRPGSQQYADEHGSFGLATLRRRHVRVAGDTVTFDFPGKSGKHQHRQLKDRRVASIVRQLMKVPGRDVFKFVLDDGAVVDVRRRHLNEYIQEVMGPGFSAKDFRTWAGTLICACALARARERVKKEAGGEDGLVKKTALKKTMVAAVKEAAAHLGNTPAVAKSSYIYPSVLAMFERGQVVDRYFESVDELAATTSEGLHCSEKALLDMLDEAKH; encoded by the coding sequence ATGCACGCCGAGCCCACCTCACCGACGACGGAGCCCCGGAAGGCCGAGCGGCACCGGGCGCAGGGAGAGACGCAGCTCGAGCGGCTCCAGCGCACGGGCCTGCGGAGGCTGGGCACCGCGAAGCGCGGCTTCCACTACGTGCGCGCGGACGGGAAGGCGGCGTCGAAGGCGGACCGCGAGCGCATCGAGGCGATGCGGCTTCCTCCGGCGTGGACGCAGGTGTCCATCTCCCCGGCCCATTCCGCGCGCCTGCAGGCGGTGGGCATGGACGCGGCGGGGCGGTGGCAGTACCGCTACCACGCGACGCACCGGAAGCGGCGGGACGAGGCGAAGTTCCAGCGCATCGTCGACTTCGCGCGGGCGCTGCCCCGGATGCGGCGGCGCGTGAATGCGGACCTTCGCAAGCAGGGGCTGGGCCGGGACAAGGTGCTGGCCTGCATGCTGCGCATCCTCGGCACGTGCTTCATCCGCCCCGGCAGCCAGCAGTACGCGGACGAGCATGGCAGCTTCGGGCTGGCCACGCTGCGCAGGCGGCACGTGCGCGTGGCGGGCGACACGGTGACGTTCGACTTCCCGGGCAAGAGCGGCAAGCATCAGCACCGGCAGCTCAAAGACAGGCGCGTGGCGAGCATCGTCCGTCAGTTGATGAAGGTACCCGGGCGCGACGTCTTCAAGTTCGTGCTGGATGACGGCGCCGTGGTGGACGTGCGGCGGCGCCACCTCAACGAGTACATCCAGGAGGTCATGGGCCCGGGCTTCAGCGCCAAGGACTTCCGCACCTGGGCTGGGACGCTCATCTGCGCGTGCGCGCTGGCCCGGGCTCGCGAGCGCGTGAAGAAGGAGGCCGGTGGTGAGGACGGCCTCGTGAAGAAGACCGCCCTCAAGAAGACCATGGTGGCCGCGGTGAAGGAGGCCGCCGCGCACCTGGGCAATACGCCCGCGGTGGCGAAGTCCTCGTACATCTACCCGTCCGTGCTGGCCATGTTCGAGCGTGGCCAGGTGGTGGACCGCTACTTCGAGTCGGTGGACGAGCTCGCCGCGACGACGAGCGAGGGCCTCCACTGCTCGGAGAAGGCCCTGCTCGACATGCTCGACGAGGCGAAGCACTGA
- a CDS encoding acetylserotonin O-methyltransferase, with product MSQHPRPANSPPPAALIMTQMVYGFWVSRCLQIMAELGIADTIGDVPKSVEELAKSCGTHAPSLRRMFRLLSGLGVLRKDEQSDCWGLTELGQMLRQDNPGSVYGSLRAHGHLLSWQAWGDLKTSLQTGLPSVEKFMGDSFFNYLSAHPEDAAIFNGSMAAYQTLNAPAVVNAYDFSQARTVVDVGGGTGTLISHVLKAHPAIHGTIFEMPHVTAEARPRIASMGLAERCDVVDGDFFASIPKGKDIYILSQILHDWDDEKSLRILENIRDAMRPDSRLLVVETVLPGDNAMHFGNLYDMAMLVLVGGQERTEAEYSALARRAGMKVSRILPTVMPPSVVELVPA from the coding sequence ATGAGCCAGCATCCCCGTCCCGCCAACAGTCCCCCGCCCGCAGCCCTCATCATGACGCAGATGGTGTACGGCTTCTGGGTTTCTCGTTGTCTGCAAATCATGGCCGAGCTGGGCATCGCCGACACCATCGGCGACGTGCCGAAGTCGGTGGAAGAGCTCGCGAAGTCGTGCGGCACGCACGCTCCCTCGCTCCGTCGCATGTTCCGTCTTCTCAGCGGCCTGGGGGTGCTGCGAAAGGACGAGCAGAGCGACTGCTGGGGGCTCACCGAATTGGGTCAGATGCTGCGCCAGGACAACCCTGGCTCCGTGTACGGCTCGCTGCGCGCTCATGGCCACCTGCTGTCCTGGCAGGCGTGGGGGGACTTGAAGACCTCGCTCCAGACGGGCCTGCCGTCCGTCGAGAAGTTCATGGGCGACTCGTTCTTCAACTATCTGTCCGCGCACCCGGAGGACGCCGCCATCTTCAATGGCAGCATGGCCGCGTACCAGACGCTCAACGCGCCCGCCGTGGTGAATGCGTATGACTTCAGCCAGGCCCGCACCGTCGTCGACGTGGGCGGCGGCACCGGCACGCTCATCTCGCACGTGCTCAAGGCGCACCCGGCCATCCACGGCACCATCTTCGAGATGCCCCACGTGACGGCCGAGGCGCGTCCGCGCATCGCCTCGATGGGATTGGCGGAGCGCTGCGACGTCGTCGACGGCGACTTCTTCGCCAGCATTCCGAAGGGCAAGGACATCTACATCCTGTCGCAGATCCTCCACGATTGGGACGACGAGAAGAGCCTGCGCATCCTCGAGAACATCCGCGACGCGATGCGGCCGGACTCGCGGTTGCTCGTCGTGGAGACGGTGCTGCCGGGCGACAACGCGATGCACTTCGGCAACCTCTACGACATGGCGATGCTCGTGCTCGTGGGCGGGCAGGAGCGCACCGAGGCCGAATACTCGGCGCTGGCGCGCAGGGCCGGGATGAAGGTCTCCCGCATCCTGCCCACCGTCATGCCTCCGAGCGTCGTCGAGCTCGTCCCGGCCTGA
- a CDS encoding 2OG-Fe(II) oxygenase, producing MRAYTTHREAIPKPDLESLRGALFGSRFVARSPLMGTFQASRGFAFIFTHEGRATLEARFPFLSCYLARVLDPTSARGLLPWRERLLGRRKDRVLPNAFYLNLLLLDAGTGVGRHIDATLQGPSGVPDATPQYVSVLYLQVPERAKGGELCLMHDDAPVGEVRPREGMLLHFRGDLQHEVRPFTGGPEGARRASLVCEQYAFPPEALARIPTFRIHSKAGFAAYLDDWRERPERGSVGELE from the coding sequence GTGCGCGCGTACACGACTCACCGTGAAGCTATACCCAAACCGGACCTGGAGTCGCTCCGGGGGGCCCTGTTCGGCTCGCGGTTCGTCGCGCGCAGCCCGCTGATGGGGACGTTCCAGGCCAGTCGGGGCTTCGCCTTCATCTTCACACACGAGGGCCGTGCCACCCTGGAGGCGCGCTTCCCGTTCCTGTCTTGCTACCTGGCGAGGGTGTTGGATCCCACCAGTGCTCGCGGGTTGTTGCCGTGGCGCGAGCGGCTGCTGGGACGGAGGAAGGACCGTGTCCTACCCAACGCCTTCTACCTGAACCTGCTCCTGCTGGACGCGGGCACGGGGGTGGGCCGGCACATCGACGCGACGCTCCAGGGGCCCAGCGGCGTGCCCGACGCGACGCCCCAGTACGTGAGCGTGCTGTACCTCCAGGTGCCGGAGCGCGCGAAGGGCGGCGAGCTCTGCCTGATGCACGACGACGCGCCGGTGGGCGAGGTGCGCCCGCGCGAGGGGATGCTGCTGCACTTCCGCGGGGACTTGCAGCACGAGGTGCGGCCCTTCACCGGAGGCCCCGAGGGCGCGCGGCGGGCGAGCCTCGTGTGCGAGCAGTACGCCTTCCCTCCCGAGGCGCTCGCGCGCATTCCCACCTTCCGCATCCACTCCAAGGCGGGCTTCGCCGCGTACCTCGACGACTGGCGCGAGCGGCCGGAGCGCGGCTCCGTGGGAGAGCTGGAGTAG
- a CDS encoding DUF1330 domain-containing protein encodes MAVDPNHSDIQRFVQEDPGGPVVMLNLVRFKQDGRASYEAYANAVMPFLLKAGGQPLYAGDGSTALVAEPGQTWDAVLLVRYPSRAAFLKMVADPEYQRISHLRTEALHEAVLQATTPWATSPES; translated from the coding sequence GTGGCCGTCGATCCGAATCACAGCGACATCCAGCGCTTCGTACAGGAAGACCCGGGGGGGCCCGTGGTCATGCTGAACCTGGTGCGGTTCAAGCAGGACGGGCGCGCGTCCTATGAGGCGTATGCGAACGCCGTCATGCCCTTCCTGCTCAAGGCCGGCGGCCAGCCGCTCTACGCCGGGGACGGCTCCACCGCGCTGGTGGCCGAGCCCGGGCAGACGTGGGACGCGGTGCTGCTGGTGCGCTACCCGAGTCGCGCCGCCTTCCTGAAGATGGTGGCGGACCCGGAGTACCAGCGCATCTCCCACCTGCGCACGGAAGCGCTCCACGAGGCCGTGCTCCAGGCGACGACCCCGTGGGCGACGTCACCTGAATCCTGA